The proteins below come from a single Salvelinus fontinalis isolate EN_2023a chromosome 1, ASM2944872v1, whole genome shotgun sequence genomic window:
- the LOC129851543 gene encoding uncharacterized protein LOC129851543 isoform X1, with translation MSQGRTKASMVFSWQKSFAILNPWRKGKGDNVLDNEVVLTKMKLFNNFHEKLLNNADDSSSTISMSVSEQDISEPVKGLKGNADLDNMPGQPLMESNSGYLSDIFSDSQLPMLYKFESEDSGVELPSGTNSPSTPTGSEQSFVVHSREPSYDSCNLNTPVPTPGPLLTIEQCSDTKQTEGMRHTPCTTVDNAVLECNTVESGAELNTEVERVDLHITEKDINMERAQHRALKDTAEDSDRVSEELGENRAVTDGINSENTRSKSQCSTGACDDMTGDNFEQRPLRKSTTSDSLEEYMEECCRLSEVHQASSNPLGSGLGYLEHICQLIEKIGQLQEHNLRLQKQICGLQKDGRMTKTKEDFFLQHCSCGTAGMALQEQKRHSRSEFLTTSMSGTLSDLSTIPEVTHHTGLTARGESDQGGCQPLVPLWKRGLYRMSYTEGDTRSYLSDSTEGLSAPHRRLSENYTWGRVKDLVKKTKLRNQSRLGQTSTSLKRSCPQLYRPDLGPVDLPGRNRNSMIALGHQNKLDFQWPR, from the exons ATGAGCCAGGGGAGGACTAAAGCCAGCATGGTATTCAGCTGGCAAAAGTCATTTGCCATCCTGAACCCCTGGAGGAAAG GGAAGGGGGACAATGTGCTGGATAATGAGGTTGTCTTGACCAAGATGAAGCTCTTCAACAACTTCCATGAGAAGCTCCTCAACAACGCTGATGATTCTTCATCCACTATCTCCATGTCAGTATCTGAGCAGGACATCTCAGAGCCTGTCAAAGGCTTGAAGGGGAATGCTGACCTGGATAACATGCCTGGACAGCCCCTGATGGAGTCAAACTCAGGCTACCTCTCTGACATTTTCTCAGACTCTCAGCTTCCCATGCTGTACAAGTTTGAGTCGGAGGACTCTGGAGTGGAACTGCCCAGTGGAACCAactctccctccacacccaccggCTCAGAGCAGAGCTTTGTGGTCCACAGCCGGGAACCCTCCTATGACTCCTGTAACCTCAATACTCCTGTCCCTACCCCAGGTCCACTCCTCACCATTGAACAGTGCTCTGACACCAAACAAACAGAGGGTATGAGACACACACCGTGTACGACTGTAGACAATGCTGTGCTGGAGTGCAATACTGTGGAGTCGGGGGCTGAACTCAACACAGAAGTTGAGAGGGTAGACCTTCATATAACTGAGAAGGACATAAATATGGAGAGGGCCCAACACAGGGCCTTGAAGGACACTGCTGAGGACAGTGATAGGGTTTCAGAGGAGCTGGGTGAGAACAGGGCTGTGACTGACGGGATCAACTCCGAGAACACAAGGTCCAAGAGCCAGTGCTCTACAGGGGCCTGTGATGATATGACAGGAGATAACTTTGAGCAGCGGCCTCTGAGGAAAAGCACGACGAGCGACAGCCTAGAGGAGTATATGGAGGAATGCTGTAGACTGAGTGAG GTCCACCAGGCCAGCTCCAACCCCCTGGGCTCCGGTCTGGGCTACCTGGAGCACATCTGCCAGCTCATTGAGAAGATTGGTCAGCTCCAGGAACACAACCTCAGGCTGCAGAAACAAATCTGTGGGCTGCAGAAGGATGGAAGGATGACCAAGACCAAAGAG GACTTCTTCCTGCAGCACTGTAGCTGTGGAACGGCCGGTATGGCCTTGCAGGAGCAGAAAAGACATTCCAGGAGTGAGTTCCTGACCACCTCCATGAGCGGCACCCTCTCTGACCTCTCCACCATCCCTGAGGTCACACACCACACAGGACTCACTGCCAGGGGAG agaGTGACCAGGGTGGATGCCAGCCCCTGGTGCCCCTTTGGAAGAGGGGCCTGTATCGGATGAGCTACACAGAGGGAGATACGCGCTCCTATCTCTCTGATAGTACAGAGGGTCTCTCTGCCCCACACAGACGG CTGAGTGAGAACTACACGTGGGGCAGAGTGAAGGATCTGGTGAAGAAGACCAAGCTGAGGAACCAGAGCAGACTGGGACAAACATCCACCTCCCTCAAGAGATCCTGTCCACAGCTTTACCG CCCTGACCTGGGACCAGTGGACCTACCAGGAAGAAACAGGAACTCCATGATCGCCTTGGGCCATCAGAACAAACTGGACTTCCAGTGGCCCCGATAA
- the LOC129851543 gene encoding uncharacterized protein LOC129851543 isoform X2, whose product MVLWKGDNVLDNEVVLTKMKLFNNFHEKLLNNADDSSSTISMSVSEQDISEPVKGLKGNADLDNMPGQPLMESNSGYLSDIFSDSQLPMLYKFESEDSGVELPSGTNSPSTPTGSEQSFVVHSREPSYDSCNLNTPVPTPGPLLTIEQCSDTKQTEGMRHTPCTTVDNAVLECNTVESGAELNTEVERVDLHITEKDINMERAQHRALKDTAEDSDRVSEELGENRAVTDGINSENTRSKSQCSTGACDDMTGDNFEQRPLRKSTTSDSLEEYMEECCRLSEVHQASSNPLGSGLGYLEHICQLIEKIGQLQEHNLRLQKQICGLQKDGRMTKTKEDFFLQHCSCGTAGMALQEQKRHSRSEFLTTSMSGTLSDLSTIPEVTHHTGLTARGESDQGGCQPLVPLWKRGLYRMSYTEGDTRSYLSDSTEGLSAPHRRLSENYTWGRVKDLVKKTKLRNQSRLGQTSTSLKRSCPQLYRPDLGPVDLPGRNRNSMIALGHQNKLDFQWPR is encoded by the exons ATGGTGTTAT GGAAGGGGGACAATGTGCTGGATAATGAGGTTGTCTTGACCAAGATGAAGCTCTTCAACAACTTCCATGAGAAGCTCCTCAACAACGCTGATGATTCTTCATCCACTATCTCCATGTCAGTATCTGAGCAGGACATCTCAGAGCCTGTCAAAGGCTTGAAGGGGAATGCTGACCTGGATAACATGCCTGGACAGCCCCTGATGGAGTCAAACTCAGGCTACCTCTCTGACATTTTCTCAGACTCTCAGCTTCCCATGCTGTACAAGTTTGAGTCGGAGGACTCTGGAGTGGAACTGCCCAGTGGAACCAactctccctccacacccaccggCTCAGAGCAGAGCTTTGTGGTCCACAGCCGGGAACCCTCCTATGACTCCTGTAACCTCAATACTCCTGTCCCTACCCCAGGTCCACTCCTCACCATTGAACAGTGCTCTGACACCAAACAAACAGAGGGTATGAGACACACACCGTGTACGACTGTAGACAATGCTGTGCTGGAGTGCAATACTGTGGAGTCGGGGGCTGAACTCAACACAGAAGTTGAGAGGGTAGACCTTCATATAACTGAGAAGGACATAAATATGGAGAGGGCCCAACACAGGGCCTTGAAGGACACTGCTGAGGACAGTGATAGGGTTTCAGAGGAGCTGGGTGAGAACAGGGCTGTGACTGACGGGATCAACTCCGAGAACACAAGGTCCAAGAGCCAGTGCTCTACAGGGGCCTGTGATGATATGACAGGAGATAACTTTGAGCAGCGGCCTCTGAGGAAAAGCACGACGAGCGACAGCCTAGAGGAGTATATGGAGGAATGCTGTAGACTGAGTGAG GTCCACCAGGCCAGCTCCAACCCCCTGGGCTCCGGTCTGGGCTACCTGGAGCACATCTGCCAGCTCATTGAGAAGATTGGTCAGCTCCAGGAACACAACCTCAGGCTGCAGAAACAAATCTGTGGGCTGCAGAAGGATGGAAGGATGACCAAGACCAAAGAG GACTTCTTCCTGCAGCACTGTAGCTGTGGAACGGCCGGTATGGCCTTGCAGGAGCAGAAAAGACATTCCAGGAGTGAGTTCCTGACCACCTCCATGAGCGGCACCCTCTCTGACCTCTCCACCATCCCTGAGGTCACACACCACACAGGACTCACTGCCAGGGGAG agaGTGACCAGGGTGGATGCCAGCCCCTGGTGCCCCTTTGGAAGAGGGGCCTGTATCGGATGAGCTACACAGAGGGAGATACGCGCTCCTATCTCTCTGATAGTACAGAGGGTCTCTCTGCCCCACACAGACGG CTGAGTGAGAACTACACGTGGGGCAGAGTGAAGGATCTGGTGAAGAAGACCAAGCTGAGGAACCAGAGCAGACTGGGACAAACATCCACCTCCCTCAAGAGATCCTGTCCACAGCTTTACCG CCCTGACCTGGGACCAGTGGACCTACCAGGAAGAAACAGGAACTCCATGATCGCCTTGGGCCATCAGAACAAACTGGACTTCCAGTGGCCCCGATAA